A single region of the Streptomyces vilmorinianum genome encodes:
- a CDS encoding GlxA family transcriptional regulator, with product MPPFLSVAAYAPPRVGMLAVGLVAEVFDTRAAGLPRFDFALCTDRPGQVTTDVGVPLAVEHGLDRIAAADLVLALPWADFRTPPPPAVLDAFRAAHARGALIGAHCVGVFALAAAGLLDGLRATTHWRFADLLSRRHPSVTVEADALYVDEGRILTGAGAAAGFDLCLHLLRREYGAAAANAAARDLVLPPHRDGGQAQYLAAPVPEDGEDERLADVLAWARAHLHEPLPVAELARRALMSRRSFARRFTAATGTTPHAWVLGLRLGRAEELLETTDLPVEEIARLVGYGSAAVLREQFVRRRGVPPRTYRRTFTRTS from the coding sequence ATGCCGCCGTTCCTGAGCGTCGCCGCCTACGCCCCGCCCCGCGTCGGCATGCTCGCCGTCGGTCTCGTCGCCGAGGTCTTCGACACCCGCGCCGCCGGACTGCCCCGGTTCGACTTCGCTCTCTGCACCGACCGGCCCGGGCAGGTCACCACCGACGTCGGGGTCCCGCTCGCCGTCGAGCACGGGCTCGACCGGATCGCGGCCGCCGATCTCGTACTCGCCCTGCCCTGGGCCGACTTCCGCACCCCGCCGCCGCCCGCCGTGCTCGACGCGTTCCGTGCCGCGCACGCGCGCGGAGCGCTGATCGGGGCGCACTGCGTCGGCGTGTTCGCGCTCGCCGCCGCCGGGCTGCTCGACGGCCTGCGGGCCACCACCCACTGGCGGTTCGCCGACCTGCTCTCCCGCCGCCACCCGTCCGTCACCGTCGAGGCGGACGCCCTGTACGTCGACGAGGGCCGGATCCTCACGGGCGCGGGCGCCGCCGCCGGGTTCGACCTCTGCCTGCATCTGCTGCGACGGGAGTACGGGGCGGCCGCCGCGAACGCCGCGGCCCGCGACCTCGTCCTGCCGCCGCACCGGGACGGCGGGCAGGCCCAGTACCTGGCCGCGCCCGTCCCCGAGGACGGCGAGGACGAGCGGCTCGCGGACGTCCTCGCCTGGGCCCGCGCCCATCTCCACGAGCCGCTGCCCGTCGCGGAGTTGGCCCGGCGCGCGCTGATGAGCCGACGCTCCTTCGCCCGCCGGTTCACCGCCGCGACGGGTACGACGCCGCACGCCTGGGTGCTCGGCCTGCGGCTCGGCCGGGCGGAGGAGCTCCTGGAGACCACGGACCTGCCCGTCGAGGAGATCGCCCGGCTGGTCGGCTACGGCTCCGCGGCCGTCCTGCGCGAGCAGTTCGTCCGCCGCCGGGGCGTACCGCCCCGCACGTATCGCCGTACGTTCACGCGGACCTCGTAG
- a CDS encoding MFS transporter encodes MSAGTTTHHDGIRFGLRANLAQFALLVAVNALVGGMLGQERVVLPLLADQVFHLAASAFSLTYILAFGATKAATNFFAGTLSDRYGRKPVLIAGWLLALPVPLMLAWGPTWAWIVAANILLGASQGLTWSTTVIMKIDLAGPRRRGLAMGFNEAAGYVAVAATSLATGALATHYGLRPEPFLLGAAYAALGLGLSTLVVRETRAHARAEAARHPVGSAADTALTTAAITRRTSFTDKAMSAASQAGMVNNLNDALAWGIFPLLFAAHGLSIARIGVLAALYPAVWGAGQLLTGWWSDRIGRKHLITAGMLLQAAAIALVALSTTFGPWALAQLLLGIGTALVYPTLLAVIGDVAHPAWRARAVGVYRLWRDGGFAVGALLAGALAGAYGLTTAIWAVAALTAASGLLVAVRMYETHPASARS; translated from the coding sequence GTGAGCGCCGGCACCACCACCCACCACGACGGCATCCGGTTCGGACTGCGCGCCAACCTCGCGCAGTTCGCCCTGCTCGTCGCCGTCAACGCGCTGGTCGGCGGCATGCTCGGCCAGGAGCGCGTCGTCCTGCCGCTCCTCGCCGACCAGGTCTTCCACCTGGCCGCCTCCGCGTTCTCCCTCACGTACATCCTGGCCTTCGGAGCCACCAAGGCCGCCACCAACTTCTTCGCCGGCACGCTCTCCGACCGCTACGGCCGCAAGCCCGTCCTCATCGCCGGCTGGCTCCTCGCGCTCCCCGTGCCCCTCATGCTCGCCTGGGGGCCCACCTGGGCCTGGATCGTCGCCGCCAACATCCTCCTCGGCGCCTCCCAGGGCCTGACCTGGTCCACCACGGTCATCATGAAGATCGACCTGGCCGGGCCGCGGCGGCGCGGACTCGCGATGGGCTTCAACGAGGCCGCCGGATACGTCGCGGTCGCCGCCACCTCCCTGGCCACCGGCGCCCTCGCCACCCACTACGGACTCCGGCCCGAACCCTTCCTCCTCGGCGCCGCCTACGCCGCCCTCGGCCTCGGCCTCTCGACCCTCGTCGTCCGCGAGACCCGCGCACACGCGCGTGCCGAGGCCGCCCGCCACCCCGTGGGGTCCGCCGCCGACACCGCGCTGACCACCGCCGCCATCACCCGCCGCACCAGCTTCACCGACAAGGCCATGTCCGCCGCCAGCCAGGCCGGGATGGTCAACAACCTCAACGACGCCCTCGCCTGGGGCATCTTCCCCCTGCTCTTCGCCGCCCACGGTCTGTCCATCGCCCGGATCGGCGTCCTCGCCGCCCTCTACCCCGCCGTCTGGGGCGCGGGCCAACTCCTGACCGGCTGGTGGTCCGACCGGATCGGCCGCAAACACCTCATCACCGCCGGCATGCTCCTCCAGGCCGCCGCCATCGCGCTGGTCGCCCTGTCCACCACCTTCGGCCCCTGGGCGCTCGCCCAACTCCTCCTCGGCATCGGCACCGCGCTCGTCTACCCCACCCTCCTCGCCGTCATCGGCGACGTCGCCCACCCCGCCTGGCGGGCGCGCGCCGTCGGTGTCTACCGCCTGTGGCGCGACGGCGGCTTCGCGGTGGGCGCCCTCCTCGCCGGAGCCCTCGCCGGCGCCTACGGCCTGACGACCGCGATCTGGGCCGTCGCCGCCCTCACCGCCGCATCCGGCCTCCTCGTCGCGGTGCGGATGTACGAGACCCATCCGGCCTCCGCCCGCTCGTGA
- a CDS encoding MBL fold metallo-hydrolase produces MDFADDHLTPLVDKGLGNSAYLVDLGDGRALAVDASRDLRALRAVADKRGLTVAYAIDTHLHADFLSGAVQLAHDDGATVLASAAGRRAFPHRALADGDEVDLGGLTLRALATPGHTDEHLAFLLLDGARELGVFTGGSLIVGAAARTDLLGADRAEELARAQYRSLGRLAELPDATAVWPTHGAGSFCSAPPRSERTSTIGAERRTNPLLAAPDEDTFVRELLGSLGTYPAYFDRLAERNRRGPAVLPAAPGLALATLTPDEVRALAGQGAHLVDVRPIADFAAGHVPGALSIALRAQFATWLGWLLPDDAPLVFLTAPGQDLDELAWQALKIGYERLAGHLPMPAWTAAGGEVRTLDLLTADRIGDRPVLDIRQRSEHVAGHIPGATGIELGRLPARTDDAPAGAVVACAHGERAMTAASLLRRAGHDGLAVLAGGPGDWARATGRPLEEGA; encoded by the coding sequence ATGGACTTCGCCGACGATCATCTGACACCGCTCGTCGACAAGGGGCTCGGCAACAGTGCCTACCTCGTCGACCTCGGCGACGGCCGCGCCCTGGCCGTCGACGCGAGCCGGGACCTGCGCGCCCTGCGCGCGGTCGCCGACAAACGCGGGCTGACGGTCGCGTACGCGATCGACACCCACCTGCACGCCGACTTCCTCTCCGGCGCCGTCCAGCTCGCCCACGACGACGGGGCCACCGTCCTCGCCTCCGCCGCCGGCAGACGGGCCTTCCCCCACCGCGCGCTGGCCGACGGCGACGAGGTCGACCTCGGCGGGCTGACCCTGCGGGCGCTCGCCACCCCCGGCCACACGGACGAGCACCTCGCCTTCCTGCTCCTGGACGGCGCCCGTGAACTCGGGGTGTTCACCGGCGGCTCCCTGATCGTGGGCGCCGCCGCCCGCACCGACCTGCTGGGCGCCGACCGCGCCGAGGAGCTGGCCCGCGCCCAGTACCGCTCGCTCGGGCGACTGGCCGAGCTGCCCGACGCGACAGCCGTCTGGCCCACGCACGGCGCCGGCTCCTTCTGCTCCGCCCCGCCGCGCTCGGAGCGCACCAGCACCATCGGCGCCGAGCGCCGGACCAACCCGCTGCTCGCCGCACCCGACGAGGACACCTTCGTACGGGAGTTGCTGGGCAGCCTCGGCACCTACCCCGCCTACTTCGACCGCCTGGCGGAGCGCAACCGCCGCGGCCCCGCCGTCCTCCCCGCCGCCCCCGGGCTCGCGCTCGCCACGCTCACCCCGGACGAGGTGCGGGCCCTCGCCGGCCAGGGCGCTCACCTCGTCGACGTACGCCCCATCGCGGACTTCGCCGCGGGACACGTCCCCGGCGCGCTCTCGATCGCCCTGCGCGCCCAGTTCGCCACCTGGCTGGGGTGGCTGCTGCCCGACGACGCCCCGCTCGTCTTCCTCACCGCCCCGGGGCAGGATCTGGACGAACTCGCCTGGCAGGCACTGAAGATCGGATACGAACGGCTGGCCGGCCACCTCCCCATGCCCGCCTGGACCGCCGCGGGAGGGGAAGTGCGGACGCTCGACCTCCTCACCGCCGACCGCATCGGCGACCGCCCCGTCCTCGACATCCGGCAGCGCTCGGAGCACGTCGCCGGGCACATCCCCGGCGCGACCGGCATCGAACTGGGCCGGCTGCCCGCCCGTACCGACGACGCCCCGGCCGGCGCGGTCGTGGCCTGCGCGCACGGCGAGCGCGCGATGACCGCGGCCAGCCTCCTGCGGCGCGCCGGACACGACGGCCTCGCGGTCCTCGCCGGCGGGCCCGGCGACTGGGCGCGGGCCACCGGACGTCCGCTGGAGGAAGGAGCGTGA
- a CDS encoding ArsR/SmtB family transcription factor, translating to MGDPARKAALYEAFARTGKALSSGKRLELLDLLAQGERPVDALARAAGLNLTTASAHLQTLKQAGLVATRRDGVRIHYRLAGNDVAALYALLRQVARNHQDAVEPARSAYLGAEDSEAIDRDDLIARARSGEVVVLDVRPAEEYAAGHIPGALSIPVEELADRVAELPEDTEVVAYCRGAYCVLAHDAVRLLHARGRRAVRLTDGMLEWRLAELPVDTEAAA from the coding sequence ATGGGAGACCCGGCACGCAAAGCCGCGCTGTACGAGGCTTTCGCCCGCACCGGCAAGGCGCTGAGCAGCGGAAAGCGTCTGGAGCTGCTCGATCTGCTCGCCCAGGGAGAGCGGCCGGTGGACGCGCTCGCCAGGGCCGCCGGGCTGAACCTGACCACGGCCTCGGCCCACCTGCAGACCCTCAAGCAGGCCGGCCTCGTCGCCACCCGCCGCGACGGCGTACGCATCCACTACCGGCTCGCCGGGAACGATGTGGCCGCCCTCTACGCCCTGCTCCGCCAGGTCGCCCGCAACCACCAGGACGCCGTCGAACCCGCCCGCAGCGCCTACCTGGGCGCCGAGGACTCCGAGGCGATCGACCGCGACGACCTGATCGCCCGCGCCCGCTCCGGCGAGGTCGTCGTCCTCGACGTCCGCCCCGCCGAGGAGTACGCGGCCGGCCACATCCCCGGCGCCCTGTCCATCCCGGTCGAGGAGCTCGCCGACCGCGTGGCCGAACTCCCCGAGGACACGGAGGTCGTCGCCTACTGCCGTGGCGCCTACTGCGTCCTCGCCCACGACGCCGTCCGCCTCCTCCACGCGCGCGGGCGCAGGGCCGTACGCCTGACCGACGGCATGCTGGAGTGGCGCCTGGCCGAGCTGCCGGTGGACACGGAGGCCGCCGCCTGA
- a CDS encoding hydrophobic protein: MVPLLLVLVLILVLFGAGFAADVLWFIAIAVLVLWLLGFLMRSGGGRWYRW, from the coding sequence ATGGTCCCGCTTCTTCTCGTACTGGTGTTGATCCTCGTGCTCTTCGGAGCCGGGTTCGCGGCCGACGTCCTCTGGTTCATCGCCATCGCCGTCCTGGTGCTGTGGCTGCTGGGCTTCCTCATGCGCAGTGGCGGGGGACGCTGGTACCGCTGGTGA
- a CDS encoding UdgX family uracil-DNA binding protein (This protein belongs to the uracil DNA glycosylase superfamily, members of which act in excision repair of DNA. However, it belongs more specifically to UdgX branch, whose founding member was found to bind uracil in DNA (where it does not belong), without cleaving it, appears to promote DNA repair by a pathway involving RecA, rather than base excision.) — translation MGTVTRDAAPKAAAEEDGYDAGPYLPPRGGLPAHRKAAAECRGCPLHRDATETVFGRGDPHARLLLVGEQPGDQEDRQGEPFVGPAGRLLSKALREAGVDEEGVYLTNAVKHFKFTRKGPGKRRIHKAPSLRETLACRPWLEAELRLVAPEMVVVLGATAGRSLLGPSFRVGTDRGMVRPLPDSEDIRCVATVHPSAVLRADDREAAYAGLVADLRTAARAL, via the coding sequence GTGGGCACGGTGACACGCGACGCGGCGCCGAAGGCCGCGGCGGAGGAGGACGGTTACGACGCCGGTCCCTACCTGCCGCCGCGCGGTGGGCTCCCCGCGCACCGCAAGGCCGCCGCCGAGTGCCGCGGGTGCCCCCTGCACCGGGACGCCACCGAGACGGTGTTCGGCCGCGGTGACCCCCATGCCCGCTTGCTCCTCGTCGGCGAGCAGCCCGGCGACCAGGAGGACCGCCAGGGGGAGCCCTTCGTGGGCCCGGCGGGCCGTCTGCTGTCCAAGGCCCTGCGCGAGGCGGGCGTCGACGAGGAGGGCGTGTACCTCACCAACGCGGTCAAGCACTTCAAGTTCACCCGCAAAGGGCCCGGCAAGCGCCGGATCCACAAGGCGCCGAGCCTGCGGGAGACCCTGGCGTGCCGACCGTGGCTGGAGGCGGAGCTGCGGCTCGTCGCCCCCGAGATGGTCGTGGTCCTCGGCGCCACGGCGGGCCGGTCCCTGCTCGGCCCTTCCTTCCGCGTCGGTACGGACCGGGGGATGGTGCGGCCGCTGCCCGATTCCGAGGACATCCGGTGCGTCGCCACCGTGCATCCGTCGGCCGTTCTGCGGGCGGACGACCGGGAGGCGGCGTACGCGGGCCTCGTGGCCGATCTGAGGACCGCGGCACGCGCGCTCTGA